In Xiphophorus couchianus chromosome 24, X_couchianus-1.0, whole genome shotgun sequence, a single genomic region encodes these proteins:
- the spry2 gene encoding protein sprouty homolog 2 yields the protein MDSRSQNDSDGGGGRHGGLPSLTGLANMAHDEGRAQSRSLQTLDAPSDLGLNCRLQPHTPPVLSLDQIRISGGSNEYTDGPSAAQRSPATQQRKTDVATSTGSRTNGQQETEEEMSNNLRNLHSVTHQGNANAPISSREGTSQSSSVEDSQSSVRTSAGSGSSGQRLLGSLANSSEIIRTQPKRADSEELKPLNTEYRDIEAIPGSRKPLKKDKHSNKCESCGRCKCSECVQPRVLPSCWMCGQRCLCSPHKAVEYGTCACCVKGIFYHCSNDDEDTCADKPFSCSQSRCCVRWTTITVCSLLCPCLLCYLPGKGCLAMCQCCYDRATRPGCRCKNSTLTRCHDDSTAT from the coding sequence ATGGATTCCAGAAGTCAGAACGACAGCGACGGAGGAGGAGGACGCCATGGGGGGTTGCCGTCATTGACTGGATTGGCGAACATGGCGCATGACGAAGGTAGAGCACAATCACGGTCTCTGCAAACCCTAGATGCGCCGTCAGATCTTGGGCTGAACTGCAGGTTACAGCCACACACTCCACCAGTGTTATCTCTGGATCAGATAAGAATAAGCGGTGGTAGTAATGAATATACAGACGGGCCGTCGGCTGCTCAAAGGTCTCCGGCCACTCAGCAACGGAAGACTGATGTGGCTACATCAACAGGTTCAAGGACCAATGGACAGCAAGAGACCGAGGAAGAGATGTCCAACAACCTCCGCAACCTGCATTCAGTGACTCACCAAGGGAATGCAAATGCTCCCATCTCTTCAAGAGAGGGTACGTCTCAGTCTTCCAGTGTGGAGGACTCCCAGAGCAGCGTCCGCACCAGCGCAGGGAGCGGTTCTTCGGGTCAGCGGCTTCTCGGCAGCCTGGCGAACAGCAGCGAAATAATCAGAACCCAGCCAAAACGAGCTGATTCCGAGGAGCTGAAACCCCTGAACACAGAGTACAGAGACATAGAAGCAATTCCAGGCAGCAGGAAGCctttaaaaaaggacaaacactCCAACAAATGCGAGTCCTGCGGTCGGTGCAAGTGCTCAGAGTGTGTCCAGCCGAGAGTGCTTCCGTCCTGCTGGATGTGCGGCCAACGCTGCCTGTGCTCTCCACACAAGGCCGTGGAGTACGGGACGTGCGCCTGCTGCGTGAAGGGCATTTTCTACCACTGCTCCAACGATGACGAGGACACCTGCGCGGACAAGCCCTTCTCATGCTCTCAGTCACGCTGCTGCGTACGCTGGACGACCATCACTGTCTGCTCCTTGCTCTGCCCTTGTCTCTTGTGCTACCTCCCAGGTAAGGGGTGCCTGGCCATGTGCCAGTGCTGCTACGACCGAGCCACACGACCCGGCTGCCGATGCAAGAACTCAACCCTGACCCGCTGTCACGACGATAGCACAGCAACGTAG